One Lycium barbarum isolate Lr01 chromosome 5, ASM1917538v2, whole genome shotgun sequence genomic window carries:
- the LOC132640006 gene encoding aspartate--tRNA ligase 2, cytoplasmic-like gives MESKEPQNPPIESQQEEENTNKISKKEAAKLERQRRRQEAAAATTAAISTISIEQPDPLSTNYGDVALVDLQSKSISGRKWTEVGSINPELKDQVILIRGRVQTIRPVGKKIAFVVVRERGFTVQCVLTVKVDLVSSQMVKYATSLSKESIVDIEGVVSIPEKPITGATQQQVEVQISKLYCVNRAVPTLPINIEDAARSEVEIEQALKNGEQLVRVNQDTRLNFRILDMRTPANQGIFRIQCQVENIFRQFLLSEGFVGIHTPKLIAGSSEGGSAVFRLVYKGGVPACLAQSPQLHKQMAICGDFSRVFEIGPVFRAEDSFTHRHLCEFTGLDVEMEIKEHYSEVMDIVDRLFVAMFDSLNENCRKELEAIGKQYPFEPLKYLRKTLRLTFAEGIQMLKEAGIEADPLGDLNTETERKLGQLVAEKYGTEFYILHKYPQAVRPFYTMPCHDNPSYSNSFDVFIRGEEIISGAQRIHVPEFLEKRAGECGIDIKTISTYIDSFRYGAPPHGGFGVGLERVVMLFCALNNIRKTSLFPRDPQRIAP, from the exons ATGGAATCCAAAGAACCCCAAAATCCACCAATTGAATCAcaacaagaagaagaaaacaCAAACAAAATCTCCAAAAAAGAAGCTGCCAAACTAGAACGCCAGCGCCGCCGTCAAGAGGCTGCCGCCGCCACCACCGCCGCCATCTCCACCATCTCAATCGAACAACCCGACCCACTTTCCACAAACTACGGTGACGTAGCCCTAGTTGATCTTCAATCCAAATCCATTTCGGGTCGTAAATGGACCGAAGTCGGGTCCATTAACCCGGAATTGAAGGACCAGGTGATCCTGATTCGGGGTAGAGTACAGACGATTAGGCCTGTTGGAAAAAAGATAGCTTTTGTTGTTGTGAGGGAAAGAGGGTTTACTGTGCAATGTGTGTTGACTGTAAAGGTTGATTTAGTTAGTTCACAAATGGTGAAATATGCTACTAGTTTGAGTAAAGAGTCTATTGTTGATATTGAAGGTGTTGTTTCTATACCTGAGAAGCCAATTACTGGTGCCACTCAACAACAG GTGGAAGTTCAAATAAGCAAGCTTTATTGTGTCAACAGGGCTGTGCCCACTCTACCTATTAATATTGAGGATGCTGCTAGAAGCGAGGTCGAGATAGAACAAGCTTTAAAG AATGGAGAGCAGCTTGTTCGTGTAAATCAGGACACTCGTTTAAACTTCAGAATACTAGACATGCGCACACCTGCAAATCAAGGAATCTTCCGCATTCAATGTCAAGTTGAAAAT ATATTTAGGCAGTTTTTGCTTTCTGAAGGATTTGTAGGAATCCACACCCCAAAATTGATTGCAGGGTCTAGTGAAGGTGGTTCAGCTGTTTTCAGATTAGTTTATAAAGGTGGTGTACCTGCATGTCTGGCTCAGTCACCTCAACTTCACAAACAAATGGCAATTTGTGGTGATTTTAGCCGTGTCTTTGAAATTGGGCCCGTCTTTAGAGCAGAAGATTCTTTTACACATAGACATCTGTGTGAGTTTACAGGTCTTGATGTTGAAATGGAGATTAAGGAACATTATTCAGAG GTCATGGATATTGTTGACCGCTTATTTGTAGCCATGTTCGATAGCTTGAATGAGAACTGCAGAAAGGAACTTGAAGCCATTGGAAAACAATATCCATTTGAACCTCTGAAG TATTTGCGAAAGACCTTACGACTTACATTTGCAGAAGGGATTCAAATGTTAAAG GAAGCTGGTATTGAAGCTGATCCTCTTGGGGACCTAAATACAGAGACGGAAAGAAAGCTTGGGCAGCTTGTTGCGGAGAA gTATGGAACTGAATTCTATATACTTCACAAGTATCCACAGGCTGTTCGTCCATTCTATACCATGCCTTGTCATGACAATCCATCTTACAGCAATTCTTTTGATGTCTTTATCAGAG GGGAGGAAATTATTTCAGGAGCTCAGCGTATCCATGTTCCTGAATTCTTGGAAAAACGTGCTGGAGAGTGTGGAATTGATATCAAGACAATATCAACATATATCGATTCTTTCCG GTATGGTGCACCTCCTCATGGTGGATTTGGAGTCGGATTGGAGCGCGTGGTGATGCTTTTCTGTGCTCTCAATAACATTCGCAAGACATCACTGTTCCCTCGCGATCCTCAAAGGATTGCCCCTTGA
- the LOC132640007 gene encoding acyl carrier protein 2, mitochondrial-like, giving the protein MAARNALLKYFRVECRILEKTRFIGTPFAQILVKRNLSDEVRGSFLDKSEVADRVINCVKNFPKLDPSKVTPNAHFQNDLGLDSLDTVEIVMALEEEFAFEIPDNEADKISSINLAVDFIASHPQAK; this is encoded by the exons ATGGCGGCGAGGAATGCATTGTTGAAATACTTCAGAGTGGAATGTCGTATTCTTGAAAAGACTAGATTTATAGGAACCCCATTTGCTCAGATTCTTGTGAAACGTAACTTGTCAGATGAAGTTAGGGGTTCATTTCTTGACAAATCTGAAGTTGCTGATCGTGTCATTAATTGTGTTAAAAACTTCCCTAAACTCGACCCTTCAAAG GTTACCCCAAATGCTCACTTCCAAAATGACCTCGGTTTAGATAGTTTAGACACTGTTGAAATTGTGATGGCCCTTGAAGAAGAGTTTGCGTTCGAGATTCCTGACAATGAAGCTGACAAAATCAGCTCCATTAATCTAGCTGTTGATTTCATTGCATCTCACCCCCAGGCTAAATAA
- the LOC132640009 gene encoding calreticulin-3-like isoform X2: MAQFKTEQRTSPLLVFSVPSFLLLLLLFTLITSSFSEIFFEEQFDDDWQSRWVKSDWKRSEGKAGSFKHTAGKWAGDPDDKGIQTSTDAKHFSISAKIPEFSNKNRTLVVQYSIKFEQDIECGGGYIKLHSGYVNQKKLGGDTPYSMMFGPDICGTQTKKLHVILSYQGQNYPIKKDLQCETDKLTHFYTFILRPDASYSIWIDGRERDSGSMYTDWDILPPRKIKDVNAKKPADWDDREYIDDPNEVKPEGYDSIPREIPDPKAKKPDHWDDEEDGIWRPPKIPNPAYKGPWKRKKVKNPNYKGKWRTPWIDNPEFEDDPDLYVLRPIKYVGIEVWQVKAGSVFDNILICDEPDYAKKVIEEVFANREAEKEAFEEAEKVRKAKEEERYRRDYDDDYHDEL, from the exons ATGGCTCAGTTCAAGACTGAACAAAGAACAAGTCCACTTCTAGTCTTCTCAGTTCCATCATTTTTACTACTGTTGCTACTGTTTACACTAATCACCTCTTCATTCTCTGAGATCTTCTTTGAAGAACAATTCGATG ATGATTGGCAGAGCAGATGGGTGAAGTCTGACTGGAAAAGGAGTGAAGGGAAAGCAGGCTCCTTTAAGCATACAGCTGGGAAATGGGCTGGTGATCCTGATGATAAAG GTATTCAGACGTCAACCGATGCCAAACATTTCTCCATCTCTGCTAAGATACCAGAATTTAGCAACAAGAACAGAACATTGGTTGTACAGTACTCTATAAAGTTTGAGCAAGACATTGAGTGTGGTGGTGGTTACATAAAGCTTCACTCTGGATATGTCAACCAGAAGAAATTAGGAGGAGACACCCCTTACAG TATGATGTTTGGACCGGATATCTGTGGTACACAGACGAAGAAACTTCATGTTATACTTTCCTACCAAGGCCAGAATTATCCGATCAAAAAGGATCTTCAATGTGAAACAGACAAATTAACCCATTTCTACACATTCATTCTTAGACCTGATGCATCATACAGTATCTGGATTGATGGCCGAGAAAGGGATTCCGGAAGCATGTATACAGACTGGGATATCCTCCCTCCTCGGAAAATTAAGGATGTAAATGCAAAAAAG CCTGCAGATTGGGATGATAGAGAATATATAGATGATCCAAATGAGGTCAAACCGGAG GGATATGACTCTATTCCAAGAGAGATTCCTGATCCAAAGGCTAAAAAG CCTGATCACTGGGATGATGAAGAGGATGGTATCTGGAGACCACCAAAAATTCCTAATCCAGCATATAAGGGTCCATGGAAACGAAAG AAAGTAAAGAACCCTAACTATAAAGGTAAATGGAGGACCCCGTGGATCGATAATCCAG AATTTGAAGATGATCCTGATCTTTATGTGCTGAGGCCTATCAAGTATGTTGGAATCGAAGTTTGGCAG GTGAAGGCAGGTTCCGTATTTGACAACATACTTATATGCGATGAGCCGGATTATGCAAAGAAAGTGATTGAAGAAGTCTTTGCTAATAGGGAG GCTGAAAAGGAGGCTTTTGAAGAAGCAGAGAAAGTTAGAAAAGCAAAAGAGGAAGAG CGCTATCGCCGTGATTACGATGATGACTATCAT GATGAACTCTGA
- the LOC132640009 gene encoding calreticulin-3-like isoform X1, which yields MAQFKTEQRTSPLLVFSVPSFLLLLLLFTLITSSFSEIFFEEQFDDDWQSRWVKSDWKRSEGKAGSFKHTAGKWAGDPDDKGIQTSTDAKHFSISAKIPEFSNKNRTLVVQYSIKFEQDIECGGGYIKLHSGYVNQKKLGGDTPYSMMFGPDICGTQTKKLHVILSYQGQNYPIKKDLQCETDKLTHFYTFILRPDASYSIWIDGRERDSGSMYTDWDILPPRKIKDVNAKKPADWDDREYIDDPNEVKPEGYDSIPREIPDPKAKKPDHWDDEEDGIWRPPKIPNPAYKGPWKRKKVKNPNYKGKWRTPWIDNPEFEDDPDLYVLRPIKYVGIEVWQVKAGSVFDNILICDEPDYAKKVIEEVFANREAEKEAFEEAEKVRKAKEEEEARRAREEGERRRKERGRDRGRHRDKYKRRYRRDYDDDYHDEL from the exons ATGGCTCAGTTCAAGACTGAACAAAGAACAAGTCCACTTCTAGTCTTCTCAGTTCCATCATTTTTACTACTGTTGCTACTGTTTACACTAATCACCTCTTCATTCTCTGAGATCTTCTTTGAAGAACAATTCGATG ATGATTGGCAGAGCAGATGGGTGAAGTCTGACTGGAAAAGGAGTGAAGGGAAAGCAGGCTCCTTTAAGCATACAGCTGGGAAATGGGCTGGTGATCCTGATGATAAAG GTATTCAGACGTCAACCGATGCCAAACATTTCTCCATCTCTGCTAAGATACCAGAATTTAGCAACAAGAACAGAACATTGGTTGTACAGTACTCTATAAAGTTTGAGCAAGACATTGAGTGTGGTGGTGGTTACATAAAGCTTCACTCTGGATATGTCAACCAGAAGAAATTAGGAGGAGACACCCCTTACAG TATGATGTTTGGACCGGATATCTGTGGTACACAGACGAAGAAACTTCATGTTATACTTTCCTACCAAGGCCAGAATTATCCGATCAAAAAGGATCTTCAATGTGAAACAGACAAATTAACCCATTTCTACACATTCATTCTTAGACCTGATGCATCATACAGTATCTGGATTGATGGCCGAGAAAGGGATTCCGGAAGCATGTATACAGACTGGGATATCCTCCCTCCTCGGAAAATTAAGGATGTAAATGCAAAAAAG CCTGCAGATTGGGATGATAGAGAATATATAGATGATCCAAATGAGGTCAAACCGGAG GGATATGACTCTATTCCAAGAGAGATTCCTGATCCAAAGGCTAAAAAG CCTGATCACTGGGATGATGAAGAGGATGGTATCTGGAGACCACCAAAAATTCCTAATCCAGCATATAAGGGTCCATGGAAACGAAAG AAAGTAAAGAACCCTAACTATAAAGGTAAATGGAGGACCCCGTGGATCGATAATCCAG AATTTGAAGATGATCCTGATCTTTATGTGCTGAGGCCTATCAAGTATGTTGGAATCGAAGTTTGGCAG GTGAAGGCAGGTTCCGTATTTGACAACATACTTATATGCGATGAGCCGGATTATGCAAAGAAAGTGATTGAAGAAGTCTTTGCTAATAGGGAG GCTGAAAAGGAGGCTTTTGAAGAAGCAGAGAAAGTTAGAAAAGCAAAAGAGGAAGAG GAAGCCCGAAGAGCAAGAGAGGAAGGTgaaagaaggagaaaagaaaGGGGTAGGGACAGGGGCAGGCATAGAGATAAATACAAGAGG CGCTATCGCCGTGATTACGATGATGACTATCAT GATGAACTCTGA